The following are from one region of the Polaribacter marinaquae genome:
- a CDS encoding formylglycine-generating enzyme family protein has product MIINKYLTVSLAVFSFLFFTGCNQKKEQNKTSIDNSLSVKKRKSVMPKGMVWVDSKTFLMGAKEGDQFAMMREKPAHEVYVDGFYIDKNEVTNLQFRKFVEATNYITTAEKPIDWDEIKKDLPPNTPKPADSILQPGSLIFNKNAGKIVSMNNYQQWWSWKIGANWKHPEGPGSSIEGKDNYPVVHVSYSDALAYCKWANRRLPTEAEWEAAAQGLNNDNIFVWGNNKEALNNNANTWQGTFPTENNSVDGFEYISPVSSYPANDIGLYDMAGNVWEMTSDLFNVNYYKSLNKDEVLNNPKGAEKSYSPANPYQLEYVMKGGSFLCHESYCASFRISARMGMEPSSSSDHIGFRTVVTKEMLEK; this is encoded by the coding sequence ATGATTATCAATAAATACTTAACTGTTTCTTTAGCAGTGTTTAGTTTTCTTTTTTTTACTGGTTGTAACCAAAAGAAAGAGCAAAATAAAACCTCTATCGACAATTCATTATCCGTAAAAAAAAGGAAGTCTGTTATGCCAAAGGGAATGGTTTGGGTCGACTCAAAAACATTTTTGATGGGCGCTAAAGAAGGTGACCAATTTGCAATGATGAGAGAAAAACCGGCCCACGAAGTATATGTAGACGGATTTTATATTGATAAAAATGAAGTTACAAACCTTCAGTTTAGAAAATTTGTAGAAGCTACGAACTATATTACCACTGCAGAAAAGCCTATTGATTGGGATGAAATTAAAAAGGATTTACCGCCAAATACTCCAAAGCCTGCCGATTCTATTTTACAACCAGGAAGTTTAATTTTTAATAAAAACGCAGGTAAAATTGTTTCTATGAATAATTATCAGCAATGGTGGAGTTGGAAAATTGGCGCAAATTGGAAACATCCAGAAGGACCAGGAAGTTCTATAGAAGGTAAAGACAATTATCCTGTTGTGCACGTGAGTTATAGTGATGCATTGGCGTATTGCAAATGGGCAAACAGAAGGTTGCCAACAGAAGCAGAATGGGAAGCTGCTGCGCAAGGTTTAAATAATGACAATATTTTTGTTTGGGGTAATAATAAAGAGGCTTTAAATAACAACGCTAATACTTGGCAAGGAACTTTTCCTACAGAAAATAACTCGGTAGACGGTTTTGAATACATTTCTCCTGTAAGTTCTTATCCAGCTAATGATATTGGTTTGTATGATATGGCAGGTAATGTTTGGGAAATGACTTCAGACTTGTTTAATGTAAATTACTATAAATCTTTAAACAAAGATGAAGTTTTAAACAATCCAAAAGGAGCTGAAAAATCATATTCGCCGGCAAATCCTTATCAATTAGAATATGTTATGAAAGGTGGATCATTTTTATGTCACGAATCATACTGCGCAAGTTTTAGAATATCAGCAAGAATGGGAATGGAACCAAGTTCTAGCTCAGACCACATTGGTTTTAGAACAGTAGTTACCAAAGAAATGTTAGAAAAATAA